ACAATATAAGCGCCAAGAATATGTTGTCTTCTAAACTTCAATCCCTTTAAATGCCTGGATCTCAAATAGTACCAAAGATCATTTTCTGTATTTGTACTTTTCTTTCTGAGTAATTTTGAAACGCCAACCAGTGCACCCATTTATTTTTCCCCTCACCCTGACCCTCTCCCCCAAGGGGAGAGGGGAATCCTTGCTGCCTATTTCTAATTTACCAACTCGTTTCTACGATGAGTCTTTTTTCATAAGACCCCCTTCGAAATAATCGAATACTCCCCCACCTGCGGAATATCCCCCAGCAGCCAACCCGGGAAACTGCCGCCATGCAGAGATTCCAAAGCCTCTCCTGTTTCACTCTGGATTGCTTCAATCGTAAAATTGAAATTTTTTTCAGGGCTCATCACTTCCAGTTTATCGCCTACACTCAATTTGTTTTTGGGGCTCACAAGCAAACGCCCTGGCTTACTTTCTAAAATCATCCCACCAAATTCCTGGGTAAAAATATCCGTTACACCGCTTTCATAACGTTGAAGAGAACTGTCCTTTTTCCCCACTAAAAATCCGGGCGTGTAACCACGGTTGTGGATTTTGTGGAGTTCTTTTAAAAGGTCTGGATTAAAGGCTTTGCCGGCGAGCATGTCGTCAATGGCTTGACGGTAGGCTTTAGTGGTGACCGACAAATAATAAACTGATTTGGTTCTGCCTTCGACTTTGAAAGAATCCAAACCTGCCTCCCACATTTCTTTCAGATGCTCGATGGCCATCAAATCGCGGGCATTCATAATATAGGTGCCATGCTCATCTTCATCAATGCGCATGAATTCACCAGGACGTTCTTTTTCTTCGAGATAATAATCTGCGGGCGTTGCATACAGTTTATAGGGCCAACGGCAGGAGTTGGTGCAGAGACCTTGATTGGCATCGCGGTGTCCGAAATAATTGGAAAGCAGGCAGCGGCCGGAATGGGCAATGCAAATGGCCCCGTGCACAAAGGCTTCCAGTTCCATTTCGGGGACTTTATCTTTAATAAATTTAATATCGTCGATGGAAAGTTCGCGTGAAAGAATGATGCGGGCTACTCCCATTTTATGCCAAAATTTCACGGCAGCCCAATTCATCACGTTAGCCTGAACCGAAAGGTGGACGGGTATTTCCGGGTGTTTTTCTTTGACGAGATGGATCAGTCCTGGATCTGCCATGATGAGCGCATCGGGTTTGGCCTGCATCATTTCGTCTACTTTTTTGGTGAAGAGATCTATCTTGCGATTGTGACCCAAGATATTCGCAGTGAGATAAAATTTCTTATTCAGTTGGTGCGCGTATTCCGCTCCCTCAAGAATGGATTCGTCCCGAAAACCGTTCTCACGTGCGCGTAGTGAAAACTGGGGGATCCCCGCATAAACTGCATCGGCCCCATAGGCGAAAGCAAATTTAAGTTTTTCAAGATTCCCCGCAGGGACAAGGAGCTCAGGGTTTTTCATTATCTTTCTGAGCTAGCACAGTCGATCAATTTCCGCTAGTCAACTCCATTATCCTTCGCTATAGAGTCCGGCAGCGAAAGGTTCTTCATGTCCCCCAAAAACGAAAATCCGAGCCCTAAGGATGTTTACATCGTGGTCGGCAGAAGCAATACGGGCAAAACAACCCTCACGAGACGACTTGCCGGATTTAAAGGAATTACAGAAGAAAAATTCCAGGAGACCCATGTCTTTCTGGAACATGGCAAGTTTGAAGGAACCGATGCCTCACTCATTAATACTCCCGGCAACAATTTCACCTTTACCGACAATGAAGATGAACTCATCATCCGCAAGCTTTTCCTGCAGAACAATGTGAAGGGAATCCTTTTTGTCGCCGATGCAAAATCGCTGGCGAAATCTCTCGCGTTGTTTTTTTATTACCAGGAATTTGGTGTTCCGATCCTGTTGAATCTGAACATGACTGACGAAGCCTCCATCCGAGGACTGGTGATTGATACGTACAGGTTAGCCAAGCTCTTGGGAGTTACGGTCAATTCTACGGTAGCGATCGAATCCTCTGGCATTTCGCCTATCAAAAATATCACGAAGAGTGAATTGCCTATCGGTAAGCCCATTCGTTACACAGAATCGATCGAGACCTATCTCAATGAGTTCGAAAAGTTGACGCTTTCCCGGCTCAAGTATCGCCGTCTGCTGGCTTTGGCAGCCCTGACCGGTGATTCGGCGGCCTCTGAGTATATCGTACAGGAATGTGGAGAGACTGTCGGGCAAAGTGTTCATCAGCTCGTTGCTAAAACCCGTCAAATATTAGGCGCAAAAAATATCCCGAACCTCTTGACGAATATCTACCATTCTGAGGCTGAGCAGATTGCTCGGCAGGTCGTGACGCTGTCTACCGATATCAAGATTCCCTTCATGGATCGCTTGGGAGTTTACAGTACGAGGCTTGCTACAGGCATTCCGATTGCTCTTCTGGTTTTCACGGGGCTCTATTTTTTTGTGGGGCGGTTTGGAGCCCAGTTTTTGGTGGATCTTTTAGAAAAAAAACTTTTTGGGCAGATCATTAATCCGTATATGACTGTGGTCTTTTCGCATATTCCTTCTCCCTTTGTTCAGGAAATGTTCATGGGGAAATACGGCATCCTCAGCACCGGGATTACACTGGCGTTTGGTATTGTTTTTCCGGTCTTGCTGACATTTTATTTTGCCTTGGGGGTTCTGGAATCGTCCGGATATCTTGCCCGTCTCACCATTCTTTTTGAACGTTTTTTTAAGAAACTGGGGATGACGGGGAAGGGGATCATTCCGCTGTTGCTGGGTTTTTCCTGTATCACGATGGCCATCATCACGACGAGAATCTTAGATGGGCGTAAAGAGAAGATCATCGCCAGTGTGCTGCTGGTCCTGGGAATCCCGTGTGCTCCGCTCCTGGGTGTTGCCCTGGTGTTGTTGTCAAAAATGACAGGGCTGGCTTATGTGCTTTTTTTTGGGATTATTTTTCTGCAAGTGTGTCTGGCGGGTCTTGCGTTGAATCAATTGATCAAAAGTCCAGCCTCTGTTTTCTTGTTTGAAGTGCCCTCCATGCGGCTTCCCCATCTAAGATCGTTGATCTCTGGGGCGACCAGAAGGACCTATGGCTTTTTGGTCGAGGCGGTTCCCATTTTTATTTTGTCCATGTTCAGCATCTTTATCATCGATAAATTGGGGGGCATTGTTCTGCTCGGCCGGATTCTAAAACCCCTTCTGGTCGGTTTTATCGGACTCCCGGTGGAAAGCGTCACCGTCTTTCTCATGTCCATGATCCGGCGGGAAAGTGGCATTGCGATGTTGTCGCAATATGCCGATCTGCAACTCTTTACCCATGTTCAAATATTAATTAACCTGATACTGCTCAGTTTTTGTGTCCCTTGCATCAATGCCATGATCACACTCATCAAAGAGAGGGGACTCAAGTTGGCCCTGTGTGTTCTGGCCTTTACCATTCCCTATGCGGTCCTGCTGGGTGGATTTTTGAACTGGGTACTGACAAAACTGAACGTGACGCTGTGAGGTCCTATGAGTATTGAAACTGACGAAATTTTAGAATCGATTTACGAGGCTTCTGAAAAAAATGATAATCGGATCGATACGGTTCGAAGTTTATGCAAGGTTCCGTTGACTCCAGAACTGCTCGGAGATCTGGCCAAAAACGAACTCGTTCATGCCCGCGATGACGATTTGTCCCTGACTACAGCAGGACGTGCAGCCGCTGAGAAAATCGTCCGAAGAAAGAGACTTGCACAGGTTCTTCTGTATCACGTATTGAAAATCAAAGACCTTCGCTTGCACGAAATCGCGTGTGAGTTTGAGCACGTGGTTTTTCCAGAAATTGAAGAAAGTATCTGCACCATGATGGGACATCCGTTGGAATGCCCCTTTGGCACCAAGATTCCTCCGGGTGATTGTTGCAAGCGCATGCAGTCCGAAGTCCGGCAGGTGGTGAAATCACTGAGTGACATGAATGCTGGAGAAATGGGGAGGATCGCCTATATTCGGACCTTCAACCAGGTGAACCAGCACAAATTCTGCTCGATGGGATTACGCCCCGGCGTCGTCCTGGAGCTGCACCAAAAATATCCCGCCATCATCGTCCGTATCGATCACACCGAAATCGCGATGGATGAAACCGTGGGCCAGGAAATCTACGTCTGGCCGACGACCTAGCAACACCCGCATCCGCCTGAAAACTCTGGGCTGCGTGCAGATCGAATCATGTTCATGCCCTCGCAGGCAATCAAGGCTGCAATCACAATTGCAGCGATACTGTCAGCCCACCACAGTGCAGGAAAGATCCAGAAGAGCAGGCTGCCGATCAGGAGTACCAGGGAGAGTTTAATGCAGGCCAGTGAGCATTGAGAGTCATTCAGGAGCGCGGCGCTATTGAGTAGACGAGCCAGTTTTCGCTTGGAGATCCAGAGGGCGAACATGAACGATAGGCTCAGGAGTGAAATGATCATGCCCGGTAAGGTGGTGGAGGGATGGCCCTTCTGGAAAAGTTGAAAGGACGATCCCGTAATTGTCACCAGAGCCAGCAGCAGAAAAAGTATACCCATTGTCAGGCTTATTCTTCTCTCTCTGTCCACAGACAGCCGAATGGATTGCTCGCTCTCACCGCGCAGCCTCAGGAGTACCAGGAAGGCCGAAGCGACTTCAATGAGACTGTCAATGCCAAAGCCGAAGAGTGACACGGAATCCTCACCAGCTCCGAAGGCAATCGAAACCGTTCCTTCCACAAGATTGTAAAGGATTGTAAACCACGCAAGAAAAACAGCTTGTCGGATAAGAGATTTGTACATATTTTATAGATAAAGCATTTTTTGATAGACATGTCTATCATTACTAGTTATGACTTATTTTAGGAGAGTGAGCATGAAACCGACCCCATTAACCAGTTCTCTCGAAGATTATCTCGAAACCATCTACCTTTTGATACGAGAGAAAAAGGTGGCGCGCGTCAGAGATATCTCCCTGGCGCGCGATGTCAATTCTTCATCCGTGTCGCCGGCGCTCAAGCGACTGGATGAACTGGGTCTGATCCAGCATACGCAGCGGGAATATATCGAACTCACTCCCCAAGGCGAGATCGAAGCCATCCGGATCTTTTCGCGGCATCGCTTGCTGGTGCATCTCTTCCAAAATGTTTTCAACATGCCCGAATCCACCGCCAAAACTGATGCGTGCGCCATGGAGCATTCTCTTTCAAGTGAAGGGATGGATCGCCTGGAAAGATTTATTGAATTCACCAAAAATGATCCTGAGGGCATGCGATTGATGGCGAGTTTTCAGCGCTTTGCTACAGCAAAGGAGAAGGAAACTGGCAACTCGTCTCGTGAAAAAATGAAAATGACCATCGCCGGATTGAAACAGGGTGAGCAGGCAAAGGTTGTTGAGATCCGTGGAGAAGGTGCAATCCGGCAGCGCTTGCTGGATATGGGCATTATGCCAGATACCCTCATTGGTGTCGAGCGACGGGCGCCTGTCGGAGACCCGATCTGGATCAAACTGCAGGGAGGCCAGCTTTCGCTACGGCGTAAAGAAGCTGAAGCGGTCGTTGTATTGAAAGAACGGAGTGAAGCATGAAGATTGCTTTGGCAGGAAACCCGAATTCGGGGAAGACATCCATTTTTAACGTGTTGACCGGCTCGCGCCAACACGTTGGCAACTATCCTGGGGTCACGGTTGAGAAACGTGAGGGGAAATACCAATGGGAAAATGTCAATTATGAGGTCCTGGATCTGCCAGGTACTTACAGCTTGAACGGTTATTCTCCCGAGGAACAAATTGCCCAAAAAGAATTGTTAAAAAGTAATCACGATCTTGTTGTCTTTGTAGTGGATTCGACGGCACTGAGGCGGAGTCTGGTGTTCTTGTGTCAACTGATGCAACTCGAAAGCAAGATTGTCCTTTGTTTGAACATGGCCGATGAGGCGGAGAAGTCTGGACAGAAAATCGATCGGGAACTGTTC
The sequence above is a segment of the Deltaproteobacteria bacterium genome. Coding sequences within it:
- a CDS encoding cation transporter, which codes for MYKSLIRQAVFLAWFTILYNLVEGTVSIAFGAGEDSVSLFGFGIDSLIEVASAFLVLLRLRGESEQSIRLSVDRERRISLTMGILFLLLALVTITGSSFQLFQKGHPSTTLPGMIISLLSLSFMFALWISKRKLARLLNSAALLNDSQCSLACIKLSLVLLIGSLLFWIFPALWWADSIAAIVIAALIACEGMNMIRSARSPEFSGGCGCC
- a CDS encoding metal-dependent transcriptional regulator, yielding MSIETDEILESIYEASEKNDNRIDTVRSLCKVPLTPELLGDLAKNELVHARDDDLSLTTAGRAAAEKIVRRKRLAQVLLYHVLKIKDLRLHEIACEFEHVVFPEIEESICTMMGHPLECPFGTKIPPGDCCKRMQSEVRQVVKSLSDMNAGEMGRIAYIRTFNQVNQHKFCSMGLRPGVVLELHQKYPAIIVRIDHTEIAMDETVGQEIYVWPTT
- a CDS encoding metal-dependent transcriptional regulator — encoded protein: MKPTPLTSSLEDYLETIYLLIREKKVARVRDISLARDVNSSSVSPALKRLDELGLIQHTQREYIELTPQGEIEAIRIFSRHRLLVHLFQNVFNMPESTAKTDACAMEHSLSSEGMDRLERFIEFTKNDPEGMRLMASFQRFATAKEKETGNSSREKMKMTIAGLKQGEQAKVVEIRGEGAIRQRLLDMGIMPDTLIGVERRAPVGDPIWIKLQGGQLSLRRKEAEAVVVLKERSEA
- a CDS encoding U32 family peptidase C-terminal domain-containing protein encodes the protein MMKNPELLVPAGNLEKLKFAFAYGADAVYAGIPQFSLRARENGFRDESILEGAEYAHQLNKKFYLTANILGHNRKIDLFTKKVDEMMQAKPDALIMADPGLIHLVKEKHPEIPVHLSVQANVMNWAAVKFWHKMGVARIILSRELSIDDIKFIKDKVPEMELEAFVHGAICIAHSGRCLLSNYFGHRDANQGLCTNSCRWPYKLYATPADYYLEEKERPGEFMRIDEDEHGTYIMNARDLMAIEHLKEMWEAGLDSFKVEGRTKSVYYLSVTTKAYRQAIDDMLAGKAFNPDLLKELHKIHNRGYTPGFLVGKKDSSLQRYESGVTDIFTQEFGGMILESKPGRLLVSPKNKLSVGDKLEVMSPEKNFNFTIEAIQSETGEALESLHGGSFPGWLLGDIPQVGEYSIISKGVL
- a CDS encoding ferrous iron transporter B; its protein translation is MSPKNENPSPKDVYIVVGRSNTGKTTLTRRLAGFKGITEEKFQETHVFLEHGKFEGTDASLINTPGNNFTFTDNEDELIIRKLFLQNNVKGILFVADAKSLAKSLALFFYYQEFGVPILLNLNMTDEASIRGLVIDTYRLAKLLGVTVNSTVAIESSGISPIKNITKSELPIGKPIRYTESIETYLNEFEKLTLSRLKYRRLLALAALTGDSAASEYIVQECGETVGQSVHQLVAKTRQILGAKNIPNLLTNIYHSEAEQIARQVVTLSTDIKIPFMDRLGVYSTRLATGIPIALLVFTGLYFFVGRFGAQFLVDLLEKKLFGQIINPYMTVVFSHIPSPFVQEMFMGKYGILSTGITLAFGIVFPVLLTFYFALGVLESSGYLARLTILFERFFKKLGMTGKGIIPLLLGFSCITMAIITTRILDGRKEKIIASVLLVLGIPCAPLLGVALVLLSKMTGLAYVLFFGIIFLQVCLAGLALNQLIKSPASVFLFEVPSMRLPHLRSLISGATRRTYGFLVEAVPIFILSMFSIFIIDKLGGIVLLGRILKPLLVGFIGLPVESVTVFLMSMIRRESGIAMLSQYADLQLFTHVQILINLILLSFCVPCINAMITLIKERGLKLALCVLAFTIPYAVLLGGFLNWVLTKLNVTL